Proteins encoded within one genomic window of uncultured Desulfobacter sp.:
- a CDS encoding AbrB/MazE/SpoVT family DNA-binding domain-containing protein: protein MPKVSAKRQITLPVSQCEALGIEPGDEVESFIAYGQLTIVKKKQGAARGLLKYVQGNPSMTDEESMESSLQ, encoded by the coding sequence ATGCCGAAGGTTAGTGCAAAAAGGCAAATCACTTTGCCAGTAAGTCAGTGTGAAGCTCTGGGAATTGAACCAGGGGATGAAGTGGAAAGCTTTATAGCTTATGGTCAGTTAACCATTGTAAAAAAGAAGCAAGGAGCTGCAAGAGGTCTTTTAAAGTACGTCCAGGGGAATCCGTCTATGACCGATGAGGAGTCTATGGAGAGTTCTCTGCAATGA
- a CDS encoding IS1634 family transposase translates to MTIHAFSMGMYVRTIKRRNKDGSEVEYVQLAHNTRHPEKGYSRAEVVYSFGRRDQLDVAALKRLVSSLSRFISPEDIQDLEAQSAGLKFISSRPAGGALLLKGLWERIGIDRCLANALKHTEFKAPISDAIFAMVANRALAPSSKLAVEEWVAKDVHLDIEAPIKVQHLYRSMDFLLKNAEAIQEKVFWTTAQLLNLTVDLIFFDTTNTYFEMEDTNDSELLAFGKSKHKRDDLPQVTIGLAVTREGIPVRCWVLPGNQNDAKCVDTVQKNLNDWRLGNVIWAMDRGMTSEENRKNLQRAGGQYILGEKLRGPNVNEEALSRGGRFKKVNDNLHIKEVFVGEGSGRRRFVIAYNPEQAEHDKHVRARNLERIETELAALNKRSGKAYLKSKYALLAHRSMGRYLKELKSGKLTVDKAKIKQAEKLDGKYLLSTSDKSLSAEDIALGYKQLMEVERAFRTLKSTLSLRPVYHTKDDRIRSHVLLCWLALLLVRITELETGLSWPRVRAELERLHLGEFLHKDGRVLQYTELTQNQRNLFKKLNIKLPAKIKSIG, encoded by the coding sequence ATGACGATACATGCTTTTTCTATGGGCATGTATGTACGCACAATAAAACGCAGAAACAAAGATGGGTCCGAGGTCGAGTATGTTCAGTTAGCCCACAATACTCGTCATCCAGAAAAAGGCTATTCACGAGCCGAGGTCGTCTACTCCTTCGGGCGGCGGGACCAACTCGACGTAGCCGCCCTCAAGCGCTTAGTCAGCAGCCTCAGCCGGTTCATCAGCCCCGAAGACATTCAGGACCTTGAAGCCCAAAGCGCCGGGCTCAAGTTCATATCCAGCAGGCCGGCAGGGGGAGCCCTGCTGCTCAAAGGCTTGTGGGAACGCATTGGGATTGACCGCTGCCTTGCCAATGCATTGAAACACACAGAGTTCAAAGCGCCGATTTCGGATGCGATTTTTGCAATGGTGGCCAACAGGGCACTGGCTCCGTCTTCCAAACTTGCCGTCGAAGAGTGGGTAGCCAAGGATGTTCATCTGGACATTGAGGCGCCGATCAAGGTTCAGCACCTTTACCGGAGTATGGACTTCCTGCTTAAGAATGCGGAGGCCATCCAAGAGAAGGTGTTCTGGACAACGGCTCAACTGCTGAATCTCACGGTGGACCTGATCTTCTTTGATACAACCAACACTTATTTTGAAATGGAAGACACCAACGACTCGGAGCTGCTTGCTTTTGGGAAATCTAAACACAAAAGAGATGACCTGCCCCAAGTCACCATTGGCCTGGCCGTGACACGGGAAGGTATCCCGGTCCGTTGCTGGGTTCTGCCGGGCAACCAAAATGACGCCAAGTGCGTCGATACCGTTCAAAAGAATTTGAACGACTGGCGGCTTGGCAACGTGATTTGGGCCATGGACCGTGGCATGACCAGCGAAGAGAATCGAAAAAACCTCCAAAGAGCCGGGGGACAGTACATCCTTGGTGAAAAGTTGAGGGGCCCCAATGTAAATGAAGAAGCCCTGAGCCGGGGTGGGCGGTTCAAAAAGGTCAACGACAATCTCCATATCAAAGAGGTCTTTGTCGGTGAGGGCAGCGGCAGGCGCCGGTTCGTCATCGCTTACAACCCAGAACAGGCTGAACACGACAAACATGTCAGGGCAAGGAACCTGGAGCGGATCGAAACGGAGCTGGCGGCACTGAACAAACGGTCCGGCAAAGCATATCTCAAATCCAAATATGCTCTCCTGGCACACCGGTCCATGGGCAGATACCTCAAGGAACTGAAGTCAGGCAAGCTGACGGTGGATAAGGCTAAGATTAAGCAGGCGGAAAAGCTGGACGGCAAATATCTTTTGAGCACAAGCGACAAAAGCCTGTCGGCTGAGGATATCGCCCTTGGCTACAAACAACTCATGGAAGTCGAGCGCGCGTTCCGCACTTTAAAGTCCACCCTGTCCCTCCGGCCTGTCTACCACACCAAAGACGACCGCATCCGCTCTCATGTCCTGCTGTGCTGGCTGGCCCTGCTCCTGGTGCGGATTACCGAGCTGGAGACCGGCTTGAGCTGGCCCAGGGTCCGCGCCGAGCTGGAACGGCTCCATTTAGGCGAATTTTTGCATAAAGATGGGCGTGTACTACAGTACACAGAACTCACTCAAAATCAGCGTAACCTATTTAAAAAATTAAACATAAAACTTCCTGCGAAAATCAAGTCCATAGGATAA
- a CDS encoding PAS domain S-box protein, translating to MNNEFIESLIEQNPDAIIFADIKGTIQVWNMAAEHIFGFSKEEAVGASLDIIIPENLRKTHWRGFKQAIQIGRTKYAGKFLPTKSLHADGSVIYVDLGFSIVLDFANNVIGALSSVRDITTKYKENRAIRKRLSELENIQK from the coding sequence ATGAATAACGAATTCATAGAGAGCCTTATTGAACAAAATCCCGATGCAATAATATTTGCCGATATAAAAGGCACAATACAAGTATGGAATATGGCGGCCGAACATATTTTTGGATTTAGCAAAGAAGAAGCAGTCGGAGCGAGCTTAGACATTATAATTCCGGAAAACTTACGAAAGACTCATTGGCGTGGATTTAAACAAGCTATTCAAATTGGGAGAACTAAGTATGCCGGCAAATTTCTGCCTACGAAATCTTTACATGCAGATGGGTCTGTTATTTACGTTGATCTCGGTTTCTCTATTGTTTTAGATTTCGCAAATAATGTTATTGGAGCGTTGTCAAGCGTAAGAGATATTACCACAAAATATAAGGAAAATCGGGCGATTCGAAAAAGATTGTCCGAGTTAGAAAATATTCAAAAATAA
- a CDS encoding NapC/NirT family cytochrome c has translation MNKILKPIIFILIGIIIAFPVFSLTYYTMARTSTPGFCASCHEIQPAFNAWKTSTHVNNAQGFVADCMDCHLPAPQDTVNFFYTKTIHGIKDVFVHFAYGTYDREKSREHAYETFKNAQCQKCHRNLLNIPDKRGAMLAHRTVLYPREGYEKKCVDCHRNLVHVDSEIYKYKQKQAPYRAMGIQDL, from the coding sequence ATGAACAAAATACTCAAACCTATAATTTTTATTTTGATCGGCATTATTATCGCCTTTCCTGTATTCAGCCTGACCTATTACACAATGGCGAGAACATCAACGCCCGGATTCTGCGCCTCCTGCCACGAAATTCAACCTGCCTTTAACGCATGGAAGACGTCTACACACGTAAACAACGCCCAGGGATTTGTCGCTGATTGTATGGACTGCCACCTGCCTGCCCCGCAGGATACAGTAAACTTTTTTTATACAAAGACGATCCACGGCATCAAAGATGTATTTGTCCATTTTGCCTATGGGACCTACGACCGGGAAAAAAGTCGTGAACACGCATATGAAACATTTAAAAATGCGCAATGCCAAAAATGTCACCGAAATCTGTTGAATATCCCGGATAAAAGAGGGGCTATGCTGGCCCACCGCACAGTTCTATATCCAAGAGAAGGATATGAAAAAAAATGTGTTGACTGCCATAGAAATCTTGTTCATGTGGACAGCGAAATTTATAAATACAAACAAAAACAGGCGCCATACAGAGCAATGGGAATTCAGGATTTATAA
- a CDS encoding multiheme c-type cytochrome, whose translation MKKKLSVLLTGIFIIGIFPATVLCSDVQMNIPKSKSFRIERSMSPEAMACIECHKEQHPGIFSDWAASRHASANITCYDCHVAEAHDPDVSQSHFKEYEANDTKYGQKKYMVPVSAVVTPKDCSRCHPDEAMQYSKSKHANTLEIIWKIDPWLNDGMNSDFERINGCYHCHGTILSLKDKELDPATWPNVGVGRLNLDGSKGSCSSCHTRHRFSVMEARKPQACGQCHLGPDHPQIEIFTESKHGDIYDAFGDEYNWTAAPGTWSPGVDFRGPTCASCHMSGAGSVMTSHDVTERLSWELQAPLTVRPEEFKALPAQTNWKEERAKMQEVCMQCHGKRWTESHYSQMDQTIKEYNDVYFKPAKAKLDELYEKGLLDKTRFFDEPLEVEYYELWHHEGRRARMGAAMMAPDYSWWHGFYECKKRFNAFMEEANHLIETGKKSYKAENYPNATGSTTKPPEIFK comes from the coding sequence ATGAAGAAAAAATTGAGTGTATTGCTAACGGGTATATTTATCATCGGTATTTTCCCAGCCACAGTGTTGTGTTCGGATGTTCAGATGAATATACCAAAATCAAAATCATTCAGGATTGAACGGTCCATGTCACCCGAGGCCATGGCATGTATCGAATGCCATAAAGAACAGCATCCCGGCATTTTCTCTGACTGGGCGGCCAGCCGACATGCCAGTGCCAACATCACCTGTTACGACTGTCACGTCGCAGAAGCCCATGATCCTGACGTCAGCCAGTCCCATTTTAAAGAGTACGAGGCAAATGACACGAAATACGGGCAGAAAAAATATATGGTGCCGGTCTCTGCTGTGGTTACACCCAAAGACTGTTCTCGTTGTCATCCGGATGAGGCAATGCAATACAGCAAAAGTAAACACGCAAATACCCTTGAAATTATCTGGAAGATAGATCCCTGGCTTAACGATGGAATGAATAGTGATTTTGAGCGGATAAACGGCTGCTATCATTGCCATGGCACCATTTTAAGTTTGAAAGATAAAGAACTTGATCCGGCAACTTGGCCCAATGTCGGTGTAGGAAGGCTGAACCTTGACGGCAGTAAAGGCAGTTGCAGTAGTTGTCATACAAGGCATCGTTTTTCTGTTATGGAGGCTAGAAAACCCCAGGCCTGTGGGCAATGTCACCTTGGTCCGGATCATCCCCAGATTGAAATCTTTACAGAATCAAAGCATGGAGATATTTACGATGCTTTTGGAGATGAATATAACTGGACAGCCGCACCGGGAACCTGGAGTCCTGGTGTTGATTTCAGGGGACCAACCTGTGCCTCATGCCATATGTCAGGTGCGGGCAGTGTAATGACGTCCCATGATGTCACCGAAAGATTGTCCTGGGAATTGCAAGCTCCGTTGACAGTTAGACCTGAAGAGTTCAAAGCACTTCCGGCCCAGACCAACTGGAAGGAAGAACGGGCTAAAATGCAGGAAGTCTGCATGCAGTGCCACGGAAAAAGATGGACCGAATCCCATTACAGTCAGATGGATCAAACCATCAAAGAATACAATGACGTATATTTCAAACCGGCCAAAGCCAAGCTTGACGAGCTTTATGAAAAAGGCCTGCTCGACAAGACCCGTTTCTTTGATGAGCCCCTTGAGGTGGAGTATTATGAATTATGGCACCACGAAGGGCGAAGGGCAAGAATGGGGGCGGCAATGATGGCACCGGACTATTCTTGGTGGCACGGATTTTATGAATGCAAAAAACGCTTCAATGCGTTCATGGAAGAAGCCAACCACTTGATTGAAACCGGTAAAAAGTCTTACAAAGCTGAAAATTATCCCAATGCGACCGGGAGTACCACAAAACCACCAGAAATTTTTAAATAA
- a CDS encoding rubredoxin — protein MEKYECIPCGWVYDPEEGDDAGNVEPGIAFEDLPEDWTCPVCGVGKDEFEKVV, from the coding sequence ATGGAAAAATATGAATGTATCCCCTGTGGTTGGGTATATGACCCTGAAGAAGGAGATGATGCGGGAAACGTTGAACCTGGGATAGCCTTCGAAGACCTTCCGGAAGATTGGACCTGTCCGGTGTGCGGCGTAGGAAAGGATGAGTTCGAAAAGGTCGTATAA
- the hcp gene encoding hydroxylamine reductase, whose product MFCFQCQETAKNQGCTINGMCGKKGSTANLQDLLIYNLKGIAVLAQTAKAAGIDVPASNGKFIAEGLFTTITNVNFNDDDLVNWINRAQAVKKTLFDSVKDKVGTNLHDCVTWFSNDPSEFAAKAEAVGVLSTENEDVRSLRELLVIGLKGICAYADHAAVLGVTKDEIWDFLYEALNSTTQDLSVDEMVAMVMKAGETAVTTMAALDQANTQAYGNPEITEVNIGVGTNPGILISGHDLKDMEELLEQTKGTGVDVYTHGEMLPANYYPAFKKYDHLKGNYGGSWWHQNEDFETFNGPILMTTNCIIPIKKKNTYQDKLFTTGVVSYPDTTHIPDRTNGGTKDFSKIVALAKTCQPPTEIETGMIVGGFAHNQVLALADKVVEAIKSGAIKRFIVMAGCDGRQKDRNYFTEVAEKLPKDAVILTAGCAKYRYNKLNLGDIGGIPRVLDAGQCNDSYSLAVIAMKLRDAFGLDHINELPISFDIGWYEQKAVAVLLALLHLGVKGIRLGPTLPAFVSPTVLNVLVENFDIKPIGDVDADIAAMMAGN is encoded by the coding sequence ATGTTTTGTTTTCAATGTCAGGAAACCGCTAAAAATCAGGGATGTACCATTAACGGAATGTGTGGCAAAAAAGGAAGCACGGCAAATCTTCAGGATCTTTTAATTTATAATTTAAAAGGGATTGCAGTCCTTGCACAGACAGCAAAAGCGGCAGGGATTGATGTCCCGGCATCCAACGGTAAATTTATTGCCGAAGGACTTTTCACAACCATCACAAATGTCAATTTCAATGATGACGATCTTGTGAACTGGATCAACCGTGCCCAGGCTGTTAAAAAGACCTTGTTTGATAGTGTTAAAGATAAAGTCGGAACCAATCTTCATGACTGTGTAACCTGGTTTTCTAATGATCCTTCCGAATTTGCAGCCAAGGCAGAAGCCGTTGGTGTACTTTCAACTGAAAATGAAGATGTTAGATCTCTTCGGGAGCTTCTGGTTATCGGTCTGAAAGGTATCTGTGCATATGCGGACCATGCTGCGGTACTCGGTGTCACTAAAGATGAAATCTGGGATTTTCTGTATGAGGCATTAAACTCTACCACCCAGGATCTGAGCGTTGATGAAATGGTCGCCATGGTTATGAAAGCCGGTGAAACAGCTGTGACAACAATGGCTGCTTTGGACCAGGCCAATACCCAGGCCTATGGAAACCCGGAGATCACAGAAGTCAACATCGGTGTGGGGACAAATCCTGGAATCCTGATTTCCGGCCACGATCTCAAAGATATGGAGGAACTGCTGGAGCAGACAAAAGGTACGGGCGTTGATGTATACACCCACGGCGAAATGCTGCCGGCCAATTATTATCCTGCATTTAAAAAATATGATCATCTGAAAGGCAATTACGGCGGCTCCTGGTGGCACCAGAATGAAGATTTTGAAACATTTAACGGCCCCATCCTGATGACGACCAACTGCATTATTCCCATTAAAAAGAAAAATACGTATCAGGACAAACTTTTTACGACTGGGGTCGTCTCCTATCCAGACACAACCCATATTCCGGATAGGACCAATGGCGGTACCAAAGATTTTTCAAAGATTGTAGCGTTGGCAAAAACCTGTCAACCGCCCACTGAGATAGAAACAGGTATGATCGTTGGCGGATTTGCACATAACCAGGTACTGGCCCTGGCCGATAAGGTGGTTGAGGCAATTAAATCAGGTGCCATCAAACGCTTCATTGTCATGGCCGGATGCGATGGCCGCCAAAAAGACCGCAACTATTTTACTGAAGTAGCTGAAAAATTACCCAAAGATGCCGTGATCCTCACGGCCGGGTGTGCAAAATACAGATACAATAAACTCAATTTGGGCGATATCGGAGGAATCCCACGGGTGCTGGACGCAGGACAGTGCAACGACTCATACTCACTGGCTGTGATCGCCATGAAACTACGGGATGCATTCGGGCTGGATCATATTAATGAACTTCCCATATCCTTTGATATCGGTTGGTATGAACAAAAAGCTGTAGCGGTTCTATTGGCATTGTTGCACCTGGGCGTAAAGGGTATTCGTTTAGGTCCCACGCTGCCCGCATTTGTATCACCCACAGTGTTGAATGTCCTAGTTGAAAACTTTGACATCAAACCCATTGGTGACGTTGATGCTGATATTGCAGCTATGATGGCAGGCAATTAG
- a CDS encoding 4Fe-4S dicluster domain-containing protein: MKWTRDAEKEISKVPFFVRKKVRKRVETEAAERGDAKVLLDHVHASRKRFLSNMESEIKGYQIEACFNQGGCPNSCIEKNTLMTRLEALLEAEDLLGFLRKNVPGKLRFHHEFRISISHCPNACSQPQIKDIGIIAAMYPRTEEILCSGCLSCVNVCKEKAVALSNTPFPLINTQTCLGCGACVRACPEGCILAGESGYRVLLGGRLGRHPRLARELPHLFTEDQVLEVVRACLAYYKEYSGAGQRFSVLLGDDDIPREILQTVLPQ, translated from the coding sequence ATGAAGTGGACTCGGGATGCCGAAAAAGAAATATCAAAAGTTCCATTTTTTGTGAGAAAGAAAGTTCGGAAGCGGGTTGAAACGGAGGCAGCCGAACGCGGAGACGCCAAAGTTTTATTGGATCATGTCCATGCATCACGCAAACGCTTTTTGTCCAACATGGAATCGGAAATTAAAGGATATCAGATAGAGGCTTGTTTCAACCAAGGGGGGTGCCCCAATAGTTGCATTGAAAAAAATACTTTAATGACGCGGCTTGAAGCCCTGCTTGAGGCAGAAGACCTTTTAGGATTTCTAAGGAAAAACGTTCCGGGCAAACTCAGATTCCATCATGAATTTCGGATCAGCATTTCCCACTGCCCCAATGCTTGTTCCCAGCCACAGATAAAGGATATTGGTATCATTGCCGCCATGTATCCCAGAACGGAAGAAATCCTATGCAGCGGATGTTTGTCTTGTGTTAATGTCTGCAAGGAAAAAGCGGTTGCCCTGTCTAATACTCCTTTCCCCCTAATTAACACCCAGACCTGCCTTGGCTGTGGTGCCTGTGTTCGCGCCTGCCCCGAAGGGTGCATCCTGGCTGGAGAGAGTGGATACCGTGTTTTACTCGGTGGCCGGTTAGGCCGCCATCCCAGGCTTGCCCGTGAGCTGCCACACCTCTTTACCGAAGATCAGGTTCTTGAAGTGGTAAGGGCCTGCCTGGCGTACTACAAAGAGTACAGCGGGGCAGGCCAAAGGTTTTCCGTCCTACTGGGCGATGACGATATCCCCCGGGAGATTCTTCAAACTGTTCTGCCGCAGTAA
- a CDS encoding cupin, with amino-acid sequence MKVLKLTETNEFTPGAMNRFFLVQTSEFFKIINFNLDAGVTFPVHSHDLDGELSIQVLEGKGWFLGENDTKIPANKGDILISEIREPHGIMADTQMRIIVTIAPPI; translated from the coding sequence ATGAAAGTTTTAAAACTCACAGAAACCAACGAGTTTACCCCTGGAGCGATGAATAGATTTTTTTTAGTTCAAACTTCAGAGTTTTTCAAAATTATCAATTTCAATCTGGATGCCGGTGTGACGTTCCCGGTTCATTCCCACGATCTGGATGGGGAATTGTCCATCCAGGTTCTTGAGGGAAAGGGATGGTTTCTGGGGGAGAACGATACCAAGATTCCAGCCAATAAGGGGGATATCCTGATTTCGGAAATCAGGGAACCCCATGGTATAATGGCAGACACCCAAATGCGGATCATTGTCACCATTGCACCTCCAATTTGA
- a CDS encoding type 1 glutamine amidotransferase — MRVHYLQHVPFEDLGMMSPALIAGGHQLTGTQFFKPCTLPSVDDFDCLIVMGGPMGVNDEVACPWLYEEKQLIEQSVRYNKKILGICLGAQLVAQVMGADVYKNKYREIGWFDIEVCEEINDTILAGVFPQQAGVFHWHGDTFDIPKGAVHIAKSEACLNQGFVFENHIIGFQFHLESTQQTIENLVLNCKDEIDGSKYVQSETEILSMKRNFSHSNNIMNGVLDSLAR; from the coding sequence ATGAGAGTTCATTATCTGCAACATGTCCCATTTGAAGATCTTGGCATGATGAGCCCGGCATTAATAGCCGGCGGCCATCAGTTAACAGGAACTCAGTTTTTTAAACCCTGCACTCTCCCGTCAGTTGACGATTTTGACTGTTTGATTGTTATGGGAGGTCCCATGGGGGTAAATGACGAAGTTGCATGCCCCTGGCTCTATGAAGAAAAACAATTAATTGAGCAGTCCGTCAGGTACAACAAAAAGATTCTGGGAATCTGCCTGGGAGCCCAATTAGTTGCCCAGGTGATGGGGGCCGATGTTTATAAAAATAAATATAGGGAGATCGGTTGGTTTGACATAGAAGTCTGCGAAGAGATCAATGATACTATTCTGGCCGGCGTTTTTCCCCAGCAGGCAGGAGTTTTCCATTGGCATGGGGATACGTTTGATATTCCAAAAGGAGCGGTACACATTGCAAAAAGTGAAGCCTGTCTAAACCAGGGCTTTGTTTTCGAAAATCATATTATTGGATTTCAATTCCATCTGGAATCTACACAGCAGACTATCGAAAACCTGGTTCTGAACTGTAAAGACGAAATTGATGGATCAAAATACGTTCAATCGGAAACAGAAATTTTATCAATGAAGCGTAATTTTTCACACAGCAATAATATCATGAATGGTGTTCTGGATTCATTGGCCAGGTAA
- a CDS encoding CBS domain-containing protein has product MRDHDISGIPVLNEQGAVPGVISEKDFLSRMTEKKAPSFMQVLIQCMDDSRCLAPAPKSTEGPGHHVFSAGDCPQKSQVAGRSQPYGSEKY; this is encoded by the coding sequence ATGCGGGATCACGATATTTCCGGTATTCCGGTGCTCAATGAACAGGGTGCCGTACCCGGTGTCATATCTGAAAAAGATTTTCTGTCCAGAATGACTGAAAAAAAAGCCCCGTCGTTCATGCAGGTGCTGATTCAGTGTATGGATGACAGCCGTTGTCTTGCCCCCGCCCCTAAAAGCACTGAAGGCCCGGGACATCATGTCTTCTCCGCCGGTGACTGTCCACAAAAGTCTCAGGTTGCTGGACGTAGCCAACCTTATGGATCGGAAAAATATTAA
- a CDS encoding CBS domain-containing protein yields the protein MTVHKSLRLLDVANLMDRKNINQVPVCGDNNIPIGIIARSDLVQVMC from the coding sequence GTGACTGTCCACAAAAGTCTCAGGTTGCTGGACGTAGCCAACCTTATGGATCGGAAAAATATTAACCAGGTCCCGGTGTGTGGGGATAACAACATTCCGATAGGGATAATTGCCCGGTCAGACCTTGTCCAGGTCATGTGCTGA
- a CDS encoding integrase core domain-containing protein produces the protein MGIKEVVSAPQSPWQNPFVERVIGSIRRECTNNVIVLNQGHLKNILCAYFQYYHNDRTHLSLGKNTPNGRPIQPRPVGKCKIIDLPRIGGLHHRYE, from the coding sequence ATGGGCATCAAAGAAGTGGTCTCGGCCCCGCAAAGCCCTTGGCAAAACCCTTTTGTTGAACGGGTGATCGGCTCGATCAGACGAGAATGTACAAACAATGTCATCGTATTGAACCAAGGACATCTGAAAAACATTCTTTGCGCGTATTTCCAATATTATCATAACGACAGAACACATTTGAGCCTTGGAAAAAATACGCCCAACGGTCGGCCGATCCAACCCAGACCTGTCGGCAAATGCAAGATAATTGATTTGCCGCGTATTGGTGGATTACATCATCGATACGAGTAG
- a CDS encoding alpha/beta hydrolase, translating into MMKWELSECYDFNGRIVRYGMRGVGPALVMVHGTPWSSFNLRHLIGALSKDFCVYYYDLLGYGQSDKSPGDVSLGIQNQVLEQLLKHWGLKNPTIIGHDFGGTTVLRAHLINGCNFNKIVLIDPVAISPWGSPFFQHVKIHEAAFSGVPDYIHEAIVRAYVKTAAFKPIDARTLDMIVSPWIQADGKAAFYRQIAQANSSYTDEVQPVLRKN; encoded by the coding sequence ATGATGAAATGGGAACTGTCGGAATGTTATGATTTTAACGGCAGGATCGTGCGTTATGGGATGCGCGGCGTAGGACCTGCCCTGGTAATGGTTCACGGAACGCCATGGTCTTCATTTAACCTTCGCCATCTTATTGGGGCGTTATCAAAAGACTTTTGTGTCTATTACTACGATCTACTTGGGTACGGCCAGTCGGACAAATCACCAGGAGATGTCTCTTTAGGGATCCAAAATCAGGTGTTGGAGCAACTTTTGAAACACTGGGGGCTTAAGAATCCAACGATTATCGGCCATGACTTCGGTGGAACGACAGTGCTTCGAGCCCATTTGATCAATGGATGCAATTTCAATAAAATCGTCCTGATTGATCCTGTGGCAATTTCTCCCTGGGGATCGCCTTTTTTTCAGCATGTAAAGATCCATGAGGCGGCTTTTTCCGGTGTCCCTGATTATATCCATGAAGCCATCGTCCGCGCTTACGTTAAAACGGCCGCGTTCAAGCCCATTGATGCCCGAACACTGGATATGATTGTTTCCCCTTGGATACAGGCAGACGGTAAAGCGGCTTTTTATCGTCAGATTGCGCAGGCGAATTCAAGTTATACCGACGAGGTGCAGCCTGTCCTTCGCAAAAATTAA